In Deferribacter desulfuricans SSM1, the following are encoded in one genomic region:
- a CDS encoding AbrB/MazE/SpoVT family DNA-binding domain-containing protein, which translates to MSIEVIGKISSKGQITIPKKIRDLLGTDIIKFKVEDDIIKIEPIEDVAGLLSKYAKKGVSFEEERQTAWEKIGEKYR; encoded by the coding sequence ATGAGTATAGAAGTAATCGGAAAAATAAGTAGTAAAGGACAAATTACGATTCCAAAGAAAATTAGAGATTTACTTGGCACTGATATTATAAAGTTCAAAGTAGAAGACGATATAATTAAAATTGAACCTATTGAAGATGTAGCTGGCTTACTTTCTAAATATGCCAAAAAAGGGGTATCTTTTGAGGAGGAAAGACAAACAGCATGGGAAAAGATAGGAGAAAAATATAGATGA
- the pstB gene encoding phosphate ABC transporter ATP-binding protein PstB — MSEVIFEVRNLSFYYGENKVLKDISLDIYKKKVTALIGPSGCGKTTFLRCFNRMHDLYHLNKYEGEILFHGENILTDKIDIIELRSRIGMVFQKPTPFPMSIFDNVAYGLRLKGIKNKSELQDRVEKALKDAALWDEVKDRLNDTASGLSGGQQQRLCIARALAVEPEVILFDEPTSALDPVATGRIEDLVHSLRDIVTIIIVTHNMQQAARVSDYTAFMYLGELIEYDETTTLFTRPNKKMTEDYITGRFG; from the coding sequence ATGAGTGAAGTGATATTTGAAGTAAGAAATTTAAGTTTTTATTATGGTGAAAATAAGGTTTTAAAAGATATTTCGCTTGATATCTATAAGAAAAAAGTAACGGCACTGATTGGCCCTTCTGGATGTGGGAAAACCACTTTTTTAAGATGCTTTAATAGGATGCATGACCTCTATCATTTAAACAAGTATGAAGGTGAAATCCTTTTTCATGGAGAAAATATTTTAACAGATAAGATTGATATCATTGAGTTAAGAAGTAGAATTGGGATGGTATTTCAAAAACCAACCCCTTTCCCAATGAGTATTTTTGATAATGTAGCTTATGGACTGAGACTAAAAGGTATAAAAAATAAATCTGAGTTGCAAGATAGAGTGGAAAAGGCACTTAAGGATGCTGCACTTTGGGATGAGGTAAAAGATAGATTAAATGATACTGCAAGTGGTTTATCTGGTGGACAGCAGCAGAGATTGTGTATTGCAAGGGCGTTGGCTGTGGAGCCTGAAGTTATATTGTTTGATGAGCCTACAAGCGCGCTCGATCCTGTGGCTACAGGTAGGATAGAAGATCTTGTCCATTCTTTAAGAGATATTGTAACTATTATTATAGTTACCCATAATATGCAGCAGGCAGCAAGAGTTTCTGATTACACAGCTTTTATGTATCTGGGTGAGCTTATAGAGTATGATGAAACAACCACACTATTTACAAGGCCTAATAAAAAGATGACAGAAGATTATATTACAGGAAGATTTGGTTAA
- a CDS encoding PIN domain-containing protein — protein MKKVIFLDTNVILRYLLKDKPEQFNEIKETFSLLKTGKIKGYILSEVLLETYYVLVSFYNVPKEEALISLKKLLLYKGFIGKEKEILLNAIDYVLNNPKVGLLDWVLCLKSKQKNGAILTFDKILAKNCNNNL, from the coding sequence ATGAAAAAAGTTATTTTTCTTGATACCAATGTTATTTTAAGATATTTATTGAAAGATAAACCTGAACAATTTAATGAAATTAAAGAAACTTTTTCATTGTTAAAAACAGGAAAAATTAAAGGTTACATTTTATCAGAAGTTTTACTGGAGACCTATTACGTATTAGTTAGCTTTTACAATGTTCCCAAAGAAGAAGCGTTAATTAGTTTAAAGAAACTATTGTTGTATAAAGGGTTTATTGGAAAAGAAAAGGAAATATTATTAAATGCAATTGATTATGTTTTAAATAACCCTAAAGTAGGTTTACTTGATTGGGTATTGTGCTTGAAATCCAAACAAAAAAATGGAGCTATTTTGACATTTGATAAAATATTAGCGAAAAATTGTAATAATAATTTATAA
- a CDS encoding Wzz/FepE/Etk N-terminal domain-containing protein, which translates to MEEKNNQQIIPIQYVPIQPYEDDEIDLRDLIKTILRYKYFILIFTTLITLLAFIYVSIKKPIFQIEASLEMGYIKPVINNNNNKIYLLEPKATVELIKNKFDNSKSEDIKYPQVDVSIIKKANDILNVKIMDYSNKSANTYLEKIIKTLNDIEDTKINTYTKNIKEKISLLNKTQRELEQQIAELNKQLKSVKDAAIYQVLLNTINSYQNQIKNIKLNIIDLEYKLSPVNFTKTNILGRIYQKNNPYKPKKNLIIAVAFVTGLFLSIFLIFFIEFVKSFKEEPNSNNLTTS; encoded by the coding sequence ATGGAAGAAAAAAACAATCAGCAAATTATACCAATTCAATATGTACCCATTCAACCATATGAGGATGATGAAATTGACCTTAGAGATTTAATTAAAACTATATTAAGATATAAATATTTCATCTTAATATTTACAACACTAATTACACTACTTGCTTTTATATATGTTTCAATAAAAAAACCAATTTTTCAAATAGAAGCTAGCCTAGAAATGGGATATATAAAACCAGTAATAAATAATAATAATAATAAAATTTATTTATTAGAACCAAAAGCTACCGTAGAATTAATAAAAAATAAATTTGACAATTCGAAATCTGAAGACATAAAGTACCCTCAAGTTGATGTATCCATAATCAAAAAAGCTAACGATATTTTAAATGTCAAGATTATGGACTACTCTAATAAAAGTGCAAACACTTATTTAGAAAAAATTATAAAAACTTTGAATGATATTGAAGATACTAAAATAAATACTTATACAAAGAACATAAAAGAAAAAATTAGTTTGCTTAATAAAACACAAAGAGAACTTGAACAACAAATTGCAGAGTTAAATAAACAATTAAAGTCTGTAAAAGATGCTGCTATATATCAAGTATTATTAAATACCATTAATTCTTATCAAAACCAAATTAAAAACATAAAGTTAAATATCATTGACTTAGAATACAAATTATCTCCTGTAAACTTTACTAAAACTAATATACTAGGAAGAATCTATCAGAAAAACAACCCTTATAAGCCAAAGAAAAATTTAATTATTGCTGTTGCTTTTGTTACAGGCTTATTTTTATCAATATTTTTGATTTTCTTTATTGAATTTGTAAAGAGTTTTAAAGAGGAACCAAACAGTAATAATTTGACTACCTCTTGA
- the phoU gene encoding phosphate signaling complex protein PhoU, with product MKALEERLINIKTGIAKMSQIVVDMVHYNVKALVERDSNLAQKVIDLDEDVDQLDIEIDEQCLEILALYNPKAIDLRSIVTALRLIVDLERIGDHNVDIAKEIIKLNQIPPVKPYIDLPKMAEASAEMVKDAINAYFEKDTEKSLEIIKRDDFIDDLHQQIIRELLTYIAEDIRKTKGAISLMFITRSIERIADHATNLAELVYFMATGKIIRHIHIEDL from the coding sequence ATGAAAGCTTTAGAAGAAAGACTAATAAATATTAAAACAGGCATTGCAAAAATGTCCCAGATTGTTGTGGATATGGTGCATTATAATGTAAAAGCACTTGTGGAGAGGGATTCTAATCTTGCTCAAAAGGTAATTGATCTGGATGAAGATGTGGATCAACTTGATATAGAAATTGATGAACAGTGTTTAGAAATATTGGCGTTGTATAACCCAAAAGCGATAGATTTGAGAAGTATTGTGACTGCTTTGAGGTTGATTGTTGATTTGGAGAGAATTGGGGATCACAATGTTGATATTGCAAAAGAGATTATTAAGCTTAACCAGATCCCTCCTGTAAAACCTTATATTGATTTACCTAAAATGGCTGAAGCTTCAGCAGAAATGGTAAAAGACGCAATAAATGCATATTTTGAAAAAGATACGGAAAAATCGCTGGAGATAATAAAAAGGGATGATTTTATAGATGATTTACACCAACAGATTATTAGAGAGTTGCTTACATACATTGCAGAAGATATTAGGAAAACAAAGGGTGCTATCTCTTTGATGTTTATCACAAGGAGTATTGAAAGGATTGCTGATCACGCTACGAATTTGGCTGAATTGGTATATTTTATGGCAACCGGTAAAATAATTAGGCACATTCATATCGAAGATTTGTAA
- a CDS encoding ATP-binding protein, translated as MSSLLEIAINLTVNKLKQQIPNYKRFLFNDIKKSDSKIIGIYGARGVGKTTLMLQLLRDLNLPLRETVYISCDHPVFSDVSLFDFLEEFSKKGGKIAFIDEIHKAPEFQAHLKSVYDFLDIKVIFSGSSAVQITNPDFTRRFSMYRLPALSLREFIELELNISLESYHLEEIIKNHQDIALKIIKELGNEKILKLFGDYLEYGVYPFYLEDKKKFKDRLSDSINATLYTDLAEIYNIHPEKIVTLKKLLTTIAVSEPLELSVENIASLTGITKATLYKYIDYLSMAELIMFIQNEAKRFKSIRKPDKLYLANTNLLNALCLNAKKGTVRETFFASMLRYMHSLYYSNKVDFLIDETYLFEVGGKNKDFSQVKDNKNSYLAIDDIEIGFERKIPLWLFGFLY; from the coding sequence ATGAGCAGCTTGCTTGAAATAGCTATTAATCTTACTGTGAATAAGCTAAAACAGCAGATTCCAAATTATAAGCGATTTTTATTTAATGACATAAAAAAGAGTGATTCTAAAATTATCGGTATTTATGGTGCAAGGGGGGTAGGTAAAACGACACTTATGTTACAGCTTCTAAGAGACTTGAATTTGCCTTTGCGTGAGACTGTTTATATTTCCTGTGATCATCCTGTATTTTCAGATGTTTCTTTGTTTGATTTTCTTGAGGAGTTTAGTAAGAAAGGGGGGAAAATTGCATTTATTGATGAAATTCACAAAGCACCAGAATTTCAAGCCCATCTCAAATCTGTTTATGATTTTTTAGATATAAAAGTTATTTTTTCAGGTTCTTCTGCTGTGCAGATAACAAATCCTGATTTTACTCGTAGGTTTTCTATGTACAGACTTCCTGCACTTTCATTAAGGGAATTTATTGAGTTAGAACTAAATATTTCATTGGAAAGTTATCATTTAGAAGAGATAATAAAAAACCACCAGGATATAGCTTTAAAGATTATAAAAGAGCTGGGTAATGAAAAAATCTTAAAACTTTTTGGTGATTATCTGGAATATGGGGTATATCCTTTTTATCTAGAAGATAAAAAGAAATTTAAAGATAGATTGTCTGATTCTATAAATGCCACTTTATACACAGATTTAGCAGAAATATATAATATTCATCCTGAAAAAATAGTAACATTAAAAAAATTGTTAACAACTATTGCTGTTTCAGAACCTTTAGAATTATCTGTTGAAAATATTGCGAGTCTGACAGGCATTACAAAAGCTACACTATATAAATATATAGATTATCTTTCTATGGCTGAACTTATAATGTTCATACAAAATGAAGCCAAACGTTTTAAGTCTATAAGAAAACCAGATAAACTGTATTTAGCAAATACCAATTTGTTAAATGCTTTATGTTTAAATGCTAAAAAAGGGACGGTGAGAGAAACGTTTTTTGCTTCAATGCTACGGTATATGCATTCTCTATACTATTCAAATAAAGTGGATTTCTTGATAGATGAAACATATCTCTTTGAAGTGGGCGGGAAAAATAAAGATTTTTCGCAAGTTAAGGATAATAAAAATAGTTACCTTGCAATTGATGATATTGAGATAGGTTTTGAGCGAAAAATACCTTTGTGGCTTTTTGGTTTTTTGTATTGA
- the pstC gene encoding phosphate ABC transporter permease subunit PstC, protein MAKNRDKFIDNFFKWITFAGIVSVLLIVSGIFISLVFESKDAIAKFGVIKFLTTKTWDPVAEIFGSATMLTGTVVVTVLALIFAIPVAIGIAIFIVELCPQFLKGGFGTTIEMLASIPSIIYGMWGLFTIAPIMGNYIEPFLQKYLSPIPLLGKLFSGTPLGIDILSASLVLSIMLIPFIASITRDTLNLTPLVLKESAYGMGATKWEVIRDVMLPHSKFGIYGSIVIALGRALGETMAVAFVLGNNHKIPSSLFDAAATITVTLANEFTEADSDIYLSSLFYLALILFVSSFIILAFAKYMLRRASEK, encoded by the coding sequence ATGGCTAAAAACCGTGATAAGTTTATTGATAACTTTTTTAAATGGATAACTTTTGCTGGGATAGTTAGTGTTCTATTAATTGTTTCAGGTATTTTTATTTCGTTAGTTTTTGAGTCAAAGGATGCTATCGCAAAATTTGGTGTCATAAAATTTTTGACCACAAAAACCTGGGATCCGGTGGCAGAGATTTTTGGTTCAGCTACAATGCTCACGGGTACGGTGGTGGTTACTGTTTTGGCGCTGATTTTTGCAATACCTGTTGCAATTGGGATAGCAATCTTTATTGTGGAGCTTTGCCCTCAGTTTTTAAAAGGGGGTTTTGGCACAACAATTGAGATGCTTGCCTCAATACCAAGTATAATTTATGGGATGTGGGGGTTGTTTACAATTGCTCCTATCATGGGTAATTATATTGAGCCCTTTTTGCAGAAGTATTTATCACCAATACCTTTACTTGGAAAGCTGTTTTCTGGAACTCCGCTTGGGATAGATATTTTATCAGCAAGTTTGGTTCTTAGTATTATGCTGATACCTTTTATAGCAAGTATTACAAGGGACACATTAAACCTCACCCCTTTAGTTTTAAAGGAGTCTGCATACGGTATGGGTGCTACTAAGTGGGAAGTTATAAGGGATGTAATGCTCCCACATTCAAAATTTGGTATTTATGGTAGTATTGTTATAGCACTTGGTAGAGCTCTTGGTGAAACAATGGCTGTGGCTTTTGTTTTAGGAAATAATCATAAAATACCTTCTTCTCTGTTTGATGCTGCTGCTACAATAACAGTTACTCTGGCAAATGAATTTACTGAAGCGGATTCTGATATCTATCTTTCATCACTGTTTTATCTTGCTTTGATCTTGTTTGTTTCAAGTTTTATTATTTTGGCCTTTGCAAAATATATGCTGAGGAGAGCAAGTGAAAAATAA
- the pstS gene encoding phosphate ABC transporter substrate-binding protein PstS, translating into MYKKISILVLGFMFLVSFSIFAKQKIINGAGATFPYPVYSAWAYKYYKETGVRLNYQSIGSGGGVRQIKNRTVDFGASDAPLTPEKLNEYKLYQFPAIIGGVVPVVNIKGLKAGEFKLTKGILANIFLGKITKWNDPEISKVNPGVKLPDAKITVVHRSDGSGTTAIFTKYLAAISDEWKNKVGTGKSVNWPVGIGGKGNEGVANYVKRVKNSIGYVEFAYAKNNKLTYVLLENKEGNFVAPSFDAFKAAAAFANWDKKKGYYLWLVNAPGKDSWPIAGASFILLAKEQVESNKRVVKFYDWAFKNGDEIAEKLLYVPLPKNLKDNIRNYWRELGIY; encoded by the coding sequence ATGTACAAAAAAATTAGTATTTTGGTTTTAGGATTTATGTTTCTGGTTTCTTTTTCAATATTTGCAAAACAAAAGATAATTAATGGTGCAGGGGCCACTTTCCCTTATCCAGTCTATAGTGCTTGGGCGTATAAGTATTATAAAGAAACAGGTGTAAGACTTAATTATCAATCAATTGGATCTGGTGGTGGTGTTAGACAGATCAAAAACAGGACTGTGGATTTTGGTGCAAGTGATGCTCCTTTAACACCTGAAAAATTAAACGAGTATAAATTGTATCAGTTTCCTGCGATTATCGGTGGTGTTGTACCTGTTGTAAATATTAAAGGGTTAAAAGCTGGTGAGTTCAAGCTTACAAAGGGGATTCTTGCAAATATTTTTCTTGGGAAAATAACCAAATGGAATGACCCAGAAATTTCAAAAGTAAACCCCGGTGTAAAATTACCTGATGCTAAAATTACCGTTGTTCACAGATCTGATGGATCAGGGACTACTGCAATTTTTACAAAATATTTAGCAGCAATTTCAGATGAATGGAAAAACAAAGTGGGTACTGGTAAATCTGTAAATTGGCCTGTTGGTATTGGCGGTAAGGGTAATGAAGGTGTAGCAAATTATGTAAAAAGGGTAAAAAACTCTATAGGTTATGTTGAGTTTGCTTATGCTAAAAATAACAAGCTAACCTATGTGTTGCTTGAAAATAAAGAAGGTAATTTCGTTGCACCATCATTTGATGCTTTCAAAGCTGCAGCAGCATTTGCAAACTGGGACAAAAAGAAAGGCTATTATCTCTGGCTTGTAAATGCTCCTGGTAAGGATTCTTGGCCAATAGCAGGTGCTTCTTTTATCTTGCTTGCTAAAGAACAAGTGGAATCAAATAAGAGAGTTGTCAAATTTTATGATTGGGCATTTAAAAATGGTGATGAGATAGCAGAAAAACTTTTATATGTTCCTTTGCCTAAGAATTTAAAGGACAATATAAGAAATTACTGGAGGGAATTAGGAATCTATTAA
- the pstA gene encoding phosphate ABC transporter permease PstA → MKNNIRRRKIINAFALSVAMFCALLGLFWLVFILFDILKEGISYITPDLFLEDPAPPGIEGGGLRNAFIGQILIIIVATIIGVPLGILGGTYLAEYGKNSRIAKFVSTLADIMISVPAIVVGTFVYAVMVRPLGHFSGWAGGVSLAIIMLPIVVRTTEDMLRLIPDELREAAFALGAPYYKVIMNVVYKGAATGILTGVILAIARVAGEAAPLLFTSFNNSFFTMNLNEPTPSLTVTIFQYAMGPYEDWHQKAWAASFIITFTILIVTIIARLLIKWRYKK, encoded by the coding sequence GTGAAAAATAATATTAGAAGAAGAAAAATTATAAATGCATTTGCACTTTCTGTCGCAATGTTTTGTGCTTTACTTGGTTTGTTTTGGTTGGTTTTTATCCTTTTTGATATTTTAAAGGAAGGGATAAGTTATATTACGCCAGATTTATTTTTAGAAGATCCAGCTCCTCCTGGTATAGAAGGGGGTGGGCTTAGAAATGCTTTTATTGGTCAAATTCTTATAATTATTGTAGCTACAATAATTGGTGTACCTCTTGGTATATTAGGTGGGACTTATCTTGCTGAATACGGTAAGAATAGTAGAATTGCAAAATTTGTCAGTACATTAGCTGATATTATGATCAGTGTGCCTGCTATTGTTGTGGGTACGTTTGTTTATGCTGTGATGGTAAGACCTCTTGGTCATTTTAGCGGTTGGGCAGGTGGTGTTTCGCTGGCGATTATTATGCTCCCCATTGTTGTTAGGACTACAGAAGATATGTTGAGATTGATACCTGATGAGCTTAGAGAGGCGGCATTTGCGCTTGGAGCACCATATTATAAAGTGATTATGAATGTTGTGTATAAAGGTGCTGCAACGGGTATTTTAACTGGTGTGATTTTGGCAATTGCAAGAGTAGCTGGTGAAGCTGCACCTTTGCTATTTACATCGTTTAATAATTCATTTTTTACAATGAATTTGAATGAGCCTACACCATCTTTAACTGTAACAATTTTCCAATATGCAATGGGACCCTATGAAGATTGGCATCAAAAGGCATGGGCTGCGTCATTTATAATAACTTTTACGATTTTAATAGTGACGATTATTGCAAGATTACTAATTAAATGGAGATACAAAAAATGA
- a CDS encoding STT3 domain-containing protein translates to MDKKGKFIIVFLLMIGVFVYSAYVRIDQYNKWKEQRSIYFVENYPAMTTLDAYYWLRYAKEYDNGLYYKSDNDTLRYYPDSQPKKRPVPFLSFLIAKLSSFTNNNYYYAGLFLIPILASLFIIPFSLYFYYAGFPFGGIVGSFIGTFSYMYFVRSSMGRVDTDLLNIFFPTLTSLFIFFAAKYENIKKVYFYSALSGLSMLFFYWWYFHPGFTLIYFGVLLVVLFLEKKPKGLILKSAGLFILFSNPLYFFYGIFNLFGFIKNYFTISKENLIGFPNILQTITEAQHKPIKEVLEYIINSPYLSVLGLIIFIIFAALKWRKFLAIAPLFLLGLLAFKSSNRFVMFLAPFAGAGIGMIIDYVVEYVEKNFKKMKPLNIYLVTIAVVVLLCVGLGKLTAKEYVPKPSINPGIIKSFIEMNKKLEKGAIWSWWDYGYAIEDIVGFPVYHDGGSQGSPKTYFIAKSLITDKQSKLYRYISYFDNNGMNEIKEMIEDNKSALDIVKYVDSYKGLPKGNNYVLFTMDMISKFPAYNFIGSYNFNTKTSQKVVVAPLRCQKVEKGVFYCEGNKIDTNSGVINGKIPMKRFDISKDGGLVSSKNYPYERGYNAELILKGNTIFYLILCDDNFYNSNFNQMYLLGKYDKNLYDEVYNNFPFARVFKVKK, encoded by the coding sequence ATGGATAAAAAAGGTAAATTTATAATAGTTTTTTTGTTGATGATAGGTGTTTTTGTTTATTCGGCTTATGTAAGGATTGATCAGTATAACAAGTGGAAAGAGCAAAGGAGTATTTATTTTGTAGAAAACTATCCTGCTATGACGACTCTTGATGCTTATTATTGGCTTAGATATGCTAAAGAGTATGATAATGGATTATATTATAAATCTGATAATGATACATTGAGATATTATCCAGATAGTCAACCTAAAAAAAGACCAGTACCATTTCTAAGTTTTTTGATAGCTAAGTTATCGAGTTTCACAAATAACAACTATTATTATGCAGGTCTTTTCTTAATTCCTATTTTAGCCTCACTTTTTATTATCCCTTTTTCACTTTATTTTTATTATGCTGGTTTCCCCTTTGGTGGGATTGTAGGTAGTTTTATTGGGACTTTTAGTTATATGTATTTTGTTAGAAGTTCAATGGGTAGAGTTGATACTGATTTGTTAAATATATTTTTCCCTACTTTAACATCTTTATTTATCTTTTTTGCAGCAAAATATGAAAATATTAAAAAGGTTTATTTTTATTCAGCTTTAAGTGGTCTTTCCATGCTATTTTTCTATTGGTGGTATTTTCACCCTGGCTTTACTTTAATATATTTTGGTGTTTTATTAGTTGTGTTATTTTTGGAAAAGAAACCAAAGGGATTAATTTTAAAAAGTGCAGGTTTGTTTATCCTTTTTAGTAATCCATTATACTTTTTTTATGGGATTTTTAATTTATTTGGATTTATAAAAAATTATTTCACCATATCTAAAGAGAATTTAATTGGTTTCCCAAATATTTTACAGACGATAACTGAAGCTCAGCATAAGCCGATAAAAGAGGTTTTAGAGTACATCATAAATTCTCCATATTTATCTGTATTGGGATTAATAATATTTATTATTTTTGCTGCTTTAAAGTGGCGCAAATTTTTAGCTATAGCTCCACTATTTTTACTTGGTTTACTTGCTTTTAAGAGCTCAAATAGATTTGTAATGTTTTTAGCCCCTTTTGCTGGTGCTGGCATTGGGATGATAATAGATTATGTGGTGGAGTATGTTGAGAAAAATTTTAAAAAGATGAAGCCATTAAATATATATTTGGTTACTATTGCAGTTGTTGTACTACTATGTGTGGGACTTGGTAAGCTTACAGCAAAGGAATATGTGCCAAAGCCTTCAATAAATCCAGGGATAATAAAATCTTTTATTGAGATGAATAAGAAACTTGAAAAAGGTGCAATTTGGTCATGGTGGGATTATGGATATGCTATTGAGGATATTGTAGGATTCCCTGTTTATCATGATGGTGGCTCACAAGGCTCACCAAAAACTTATTTTATTGCAAAAAGTTTGATTACTGATAAGCAGAGTAAGCTTTATAGATATATTTCCTATTTTGATAATAACGGCATGAATGAGATTAAAGAGATGATTGAGGACAATAAATCCGCTCTAGATATTGTCAAGTATGTGGATAGCTATAAGGGGCTACCAAAAGGTAATAATTATGTATTATTTACTATGGATATGATTTCAAAATTTCCTGCATACAATTTTATTGGATCTTATAATTTTAATACTAAAACATCGCAAAAAGTGGTAGTTGCTCCTTTGAGATGTCAAAAGGTTGAAAAGGGTGTTTTCTATTGTGAAGGTAATAAAATTGATACAAACAGCGGTGTGATTAATGGTAAGATACCTATGAAACGGTTTGATATTTCAAAAGATGGTGGGCTTGTTTCATCTAAAAATTATCCTTATGAGAGAGGGTACAATGCTGAACTAATATTAAAAGGGAACACAATTTTTTATCTTATTTTATGTGATGATAATTTTTACAATTCAAATTTCAATCAGATGTATTTGCTTGGTAAATACGATAAAAATTTATATGATGAGGTTTATAATAATTTCCCTTTTGCAAGGGTGTTTAAAGTTAAAAAATAG
- a CDS encoding response regulator transcription factor, which produces MATVLVIEDEDSLREIISFNLKKAGFNCIEAADANDALIILDQLLPDLILLDLMLPGLKGTQFLKILKDSDKFSKIPVIIISAKDEETTIVAHLELGAIDYLTKPFSIKVLIAKVNKFLSLGNTESTDNLKFKNIEIDEKRAKVLVDNKEVNLTHKEFLLLKLFIQHPGRVYTRDELLSHIWGYDSAMMTRTVDAHISSLRKKLGKSGNKIKTIPKIGYKFE; this is translated from the coding sequence ATGGCGACTGTTCTTGTTATTGAAGATGAGGATTCTTTAAGAGAAATTATCTCGTTTAATTTAAAAAAGGCTGGTTTTAATTGTATAGAAGCAGCTGATGCAAATGATGCTTTGATTATCTTGGATCAGTTGTTACCAGATTTGATTTTGCTTGATTTAATGTTGCCTGGTTTAAAAGGGACACAGTTTTTAAAAATACTAAAAGATAGTGATAAGTTCAGTAAGATCCCTGTCATCATAATCTCTGCAAAAGATGAAGAAACAACTATTGTGGCCCATTTAGAATTGGGGGCAATCGATTATTTAACAAAACCTTTTAGTATAAAAGTGCTAATAGCCAAAGTTAATAAATTTTTAAGTTTAGGTAACACAGAATCTACAGATAATCTAAAATTTAAAAATATAGAAATTGATGAAAAAAGAGCAAAGGTTTTGGTAGATAATAAAGAAGTAAATCTTACTCACAAGGAGTTTTTGCTTTTAAAGCTTTTTATTCAGCATCCTGGTAGGGTATATACAAGAGATGAACTTTTGTCCCATATATGGGGTTATGATTCCGCGATGATGACCAGAACAGTGGATGCGCATATTTCATCTTTGCGAAAGAAACTGGGCAAGAGCGGAAATAAAATAAAAACTATCCCAAAGATTGGTTATAAGTTTGAATGA